In Hevea brasiliensis isolate MT/VB/25A 57/8 chromosome 13, ASM3005281v1, whole genome shotgun sequence, a single genomic region encodes these proteins:
- the LOC110644938 gene encoding 30-kDa cleavage and polyadenylation specificity factor 30 isoform X2, with product MPFCLPMEDTDGGLSFDFEGGLDSGLTNPTASMSAIPSDNSAVSAAAANNNSAVAAVSATDPSAPGANLPGRRSFRQTVCRHWLRSLCMKGDACGFLHQYDKSRMPVCRFFRLYGECREQDCVYKHTNEDIKECNMYKLGFCPNGPDCRYRHAKLPGPPPPVEEVLQKIQQLNSYNYGSSNKFFQQRGAGFQQHTDKSQFSQVPNNVGQGVAGKPSVTESTNAQQLQQQQQQQQQQQQQQGQQSQQQAPQAQTKNIPNGQPVQANRIATPLPQGISRYFIVKSCNRENLELSVQQGVWATQRSNEAKLNEAFDSAENVILIFSVNRTRHFQGCAKMTSKIGASIVGGNWKYAHGTAHYGRNFSVKWLKISRDCQELEPSIGEQLASLLYLEPDSELMAISVAAEAKREEEKAKGVNPDNGGENPDIVPFEDNEEEEEEESEEEEEGFGQALGPAGQGRGRGRGIMWPQMPLARGARPIPGMRGFPPMMMGADGFSYGQVAPDGFGMPDLFGVAPRGFTPFGPRFSGDFTGPASGLMFPGRPSQPGAVFPTGGFGVMMGPGRAPFVGAMGPAATNPLRGNRPSSIPFPPLSTPSTQNSNRPVKRDQRTAANDRNDRYTTGSDQGRVSVGGPDDEGQYQQEGIKASHDNQFGAGNSFRNDESESEDEAPRRSRHGEGKKKRRGSEGDATPGSDH from the exons ATGCCCTTTTGTCTACCAATGGAGGACACAGACGGTGGTCTCAGCTTCGACTTCGAGGGGGGCCTTGACTCTGGCCTCACCAACCCTACCGCCTCCATGTCCGCCATCCCTTCTGACAATTCCGCCGTGTCTGCTGCCGCCGCTAACAACAACTCCGCCGTCGCCGCTGTATCTGCTACGGATCCATCGGCACCTGGCGCCAACCTGCCTGGGCGGCGGAGCTTCCGGCAGACCGTCTGTCGGCATTGGCTCCGCAGCCTTTGCATGAAGGGCGACGCCTGCGGCTTTCTACACCAATACGACAAGTCGCGAATGCCTGTTTGCCGCTTTTTTAGGCTTTACGGAGAGTGCCGGGAGCAGGACTGCGTGTACAAGCACACCAATGAGGATATCAAGGAGTGCAATAT gtacaagttagggttttgtcCAAATGGTCCTGACTGTCGGTATAGGCATGCAAAATTGCCTGGACCTCCACCACCTGTGGAAGAAGTCCTTCAGAAGATACAGCAATTAAATTCTTACAATTATGGATCCTCAAACAAATTTTTTCAACAAAGGGGTGCTGGTTTTCAGCAACACACAGATAAATCTCAGTTTTCGCAAGTTCCCAACAATGTGGGTCAAGGTGTAGCTGGAAAACCCTCAGTTACAGAGTCTACTAACGCACAGCAGcttcagcagcagcagcagcagcagcaacaacaacaacaacaacaaggaCAACAGTCTCAACAGCAAGCCCCTCAGGCCCAAACAAAAAATATTCCAAATGGTCAGCCTGTTCAGGCAAACAGAATAGCAACACCTTTGCCTCAAGGAATATCTAG GTATTTTATTGTTAAAAGTTGCAACCGTGAAAATTTGGAATTGTCTGTACAACAAGGAGTTTGGGCAACTCAAAGGAGCAATGAAGCTAAACTAAATGAAGCTTTTGACTCTGCTGAAAATGTGATTTTAATTTTCTCAGTCAATCGGACTCGACATTTCCAG GGATGTGCAAAGATGACATCCAAAATTGGTGCTTCCATTGTTGGGGGGAATTGGAAATATGCACACGGAACTGCACACTATGGACGGAATTTCTCAGTCAAATGGTTGAAG ATCAGTAGAGATTGTCAGGAGCTAGAGCCCTCAATTGGCGAGCAGTTAGCTTCCTTACTTTATCTTGAGCCTGACAGTGAACTCATG GCAATCTCAGTTGCAGCAGAAGCAAAACGAGAAGAGGAAAAAGCAAAGGGAGTTAATCCAGACAATGGAGGAGAGAACCCGGACATTGTTCCGTTTGAGGACAatgaagaagaggaagaggaagaaagtgaggaggaggaggagggctTTGGTCAGGCTCTTGGACCAGCAGGTCAAGGGCGAGGGAGAGGCAGGGGAATCATGTGGCCTCAGATGCCACTGGCCCGTGGTGCTAGACCCATCCCTGGGATGCGAGGTTTTCCCCCTATGATGATGGGTGCTGATGGCTTTTCTTACGGACAAGTGGCACCTGATGGTTTTGGAATGCCTGATCTTTTTGGCGTTGCACCCCGTGGATTTACCCCGTTTGGTCCAAGGTTTTCTGGTGATTTTACAGGTCCTGCATCTGGCCTGATGTTTCCTGGGAGACCTTCCCAACCTGGGGCTGTGTTTCCAACTGGCGGATTTGGCGTGATGATGGGTCCAGGACGTGCTCCTTTTGTGGGGGCAATGGGCCCAGCTGCTACAAATCCACTTCGAGGTAATCGACCAAGCAGTATACCATTTCCACCACTCTCTACGCCATCGACTCAAAACAGCAACAGACCAGTTAAGAGAGATCAGAGGACAGCGGCTAATGATAGGAATGACAGATACACTACAGGATCAGACCAAGGCAGGGTTTCAGTTGGTGGACCAGATGATGAGGGACAATACCAGCAAGAGGGAATAAAGGCTTCTCATGATAATCAATTTGGTGCAGGAAACAGCTTTAGAAATGATGAAAGTGAAAGTGAGGATGAGGCACCGAGGCGATCAAGGCATGGGGAAGGGAAAAAGAAGCGACGAGGCTCAGAGGGAGATGCAACTCCAGGCTCTGATCACTAA
- the LOC110644938 gene encoding 30-kDa cleavage and polyadenylation specificity factor 30 isoform X1, whose protein sequence is MPFCLPMEDTDGGLSFDFEGGLDSGLTNPTASMSAIPSDNSAVSAAAANNNSAVAAVSATDPSAPGANLPGRRSFRQTVCRHWLRSLCMKGDACGFLHQYDKSRMPVCRFFRLYGECREQDCVYKHTNEDIKECNMYKLGFCPNGPDCRYRHAKLPGPPPPVEEVLQKIQQLNSYNYGSSNKFFQQRGAGFQQHTDKSQFSQVPNNVGQGVAGKPSVTESTNAQQLQQQQQQQQQQQQQQGQQSQQQAPQAQTKNIPNGQPVQANRIATPLPQGISRYFIVKSCNRENLELSVQQGVWATQRSNEAKLNEAFDSAENVILIFSVNRTRHFQGCAKMTSKIGASIVGGNWKYAHGTAHYGRNFSVKWLKLCELSFHKTRHLRNPYNENLPVKISRDCQELEPSIGEQLASLLYLEPDSELMAISVAAEAKREEEKAKGVNPDNGGENPDIVPFEDNEEEEEEESEEEEEGFGQALGPAGQGRGRGRGIMWPQMPLARGARPIPGMRGFPPMMMGADGFSYGQVAPDGFGMPDLFGVAPRGFTPFGPRFSGDFTGPASGLMFPGRPSQPGAVFPTGGFGVMMGPGRAPFVGAMGPAATNPLRGNRPSSIPFPPLSTPSTQNSNRPVKRDQRTAANDRNDRYTTGSDQGRVSVGGPDDEGQYQQEGIKASHDNQFGAGNSFRNDESESEDEAPRRSRHGEGKKKRRGSEGDATPGSDH, encoded by the exons ATGCCCTTTTGTCTACCAATGGAGGACACAGACGGTGGTCTCAGCTTCGACTTCGAGGGGGGCCTTGACTCTGGCCTCACCAACCCTACCGCCTCCATGTCCGCCATCCCTTCTGACAATTCCGCCGTGTCTGCTGCCGCCGCTAACAACAACTCCGCCGTCGCCGCTGTATCTGCTACGGATCCATCGGCACCTGGCGCCAACCTGCCTGGGCGGCGGAGCTTCCGGCAGACCGTCTGTCGGCATTGGCTCCGCAGCCTTTGCATGAAGGGCGACGCCTGCGGCTTTCTACACCAATACGACAAGTCGCGAATGCCTGTTTGCCGCTTTTTTAGGCTTTACGGAGAGTGCCGGGAGCAGGACTGCGTGTACAAGCACACCAATGAGGATATCAAGGAGTGCAATAT gtacaagttagggttttgtcCAAATGGTCCTGACTGTCGGTATAGGCATGCAAAATTGCCTGGACCTCCACCACCTGTGGAAGAAGTCCTTCAGAAGATACAGCAATTAAATTCTTACAATTATGGATCCTCAAACAAATTTTTTCAACAAAGGGGTGCTGGTTTTCAGCAACACACAGATAAATCTCAGTTTTCGCAAGTTCCCAACAATGTGGGTCAAGGTGTAGCTGGAAAACCCTCAGTTACAGAGTCTACTAACGCACAGCAGcttcagcagcagcagcagcagcagcaacaacaacaacaacaacaaggaCAACAGTCTCAACAGCAAGCCCCTCAGGCCCAAACAAAAAATATTCCAAATGGTCAGCCTGTTCAGGCAAACAGAATAGCAACACCTTTGCCTCAAGGAATATCTAG GTATTTTATTGTTAAAAGTTGCAACCGTGAAAATTTGGAATTGTCTGTACAACAAGGAGTTTGGGCAACTCAAAGGAGCAATGAAGCTAAACTAAATGAAGCTTTTGACTCTGCTGAAAATGTGATTTTAATTTTCTCAGTCAATCGGACTCGACATTTCCAG GGATGTGCAAAGATGACATCCAAAATTGGTGCTTCCATTGTTGGGGGGAATTGGAAATATGCACACGGAACTGCACACTATGGACGGAATTTCTCAGTCAAATGGTTGAAG TTATGTGAATTATCATTCCACAAAACTCGCCACTTGAGGAACCCATACAATGAGAACCTACCTGTGAAG ATCAGTAGAGATTGTCAGGAGCTAGAGCCCTCAATTGGCGAGCAGTTAGCTTCCTTACTTTATCTTGAGCCTGACAGTGAACTCATG GCAATCTCAGTTGCAGCAGAAGCAAAACGAGAAGAGGAAAAAGCAAAGGGAGTTAATCCAGACAATGGAGGAGAGAACCCGGACATTGTTCCGTTTGAGGACAatgaagaagaggaagaggaagaaagtgaggaggaggaggagggctTTGGTCAGGCTCTTGGACCAGCAGGTCAAGGGCGAGGGAGAGGCAGGGGAATCATGTGGCCTCAGATGCCACTGGCCCGTGGTGCTAGACCCATCCCTGGGATGCGAGGTTTTCCCCCTATGATGATGGGTGCTGATGGCTTTTCTTACGGACAAGTGGCACCTGATGGTTTTGGAATGCCTGATCTTTTTGGCGTTGCACCCCGTGGATTTACCCCGTTTGGTCCAAGGTTTTCTGGTGATTTTACAGGTCCTGCATCTGGCCTGATGTTTCCTGGGAGACCTTCCCAACCTGGGGCTGTGTTTCCAACTGGCGGATTTGGCGTGATGATGGGTCCAGGACGTGCTCCTTTTGTGGGGGCAATGGGCCCAGCTGCTACAAATCCACTTCGAGGTAATCGACCAAGCAGTATACCATTTCCACCACTCTCTACGCCATCGACTCAAAACAGCAACAGACCAGTTAAGAGAGATCAGAGGACAGCGGCTAATGATAGGAATGACAGATACACTACAGGATCAGACCAAGGCAGGGTTTCAGTTGGTGGACCAGATGATGAGGGACAATACCAGCAAGAGGGAATAAAGGCTTCTCATGATAATCAATTTGGTGCAGGAAACAGCTTTAGAAATGATGAAAGTGAAAGTGAGGATGAGGCACCGAGGCGATCAAGGCATGGGGAAGGGAAAAAGAAGCGACGAGGCTCAGAGGGAGATGCAACTCCAGGCTCTGATCACTAA